In Lewinellaceae bacterium, a single window of DNA contains:
- a CDS encoding family 16 glycosylhydrolase, whose translation MPRFLSLAILGLFICSSSFLRAQCFELVWADEFDVNGPPNPEYWGYDLGAGQNGWGNNEIQAYTSNSQNVRVADGKLIIDALKQNNVWTSARVKSQGKKSFEYGKIQFRAKLPAGSGTWPALWMLGNDITSVGWPACGEIDVMEHVGREPGRVHGSLHSPSSFGATVNTGTTIVSDFAGAFHDYEAIWTPESITFLVDGNAYYTYAPSFQNQNTWPFDGEFFIIMNIAMGGTFGGDNQYPTGVDPNLSSARMEVDHVRIYQEVQGVALTGAQNVAPYATGLTYTLAGLQEGTFNWTVPPGATITSGQNTPTVTVTWGETPGEVSVEAVGLCNTYTASLFVDNIIVPQGPSYILDDFEDGNHNRWLPDPGDGNSFTFTESEGALKIAYNVTSPAQNPRAVLQLDRPVDLSTYSKMRVRARTFNTSGTVNMRIDLFDQEGTATNASPVFKLEPLVDDGEYAIYEYDFSGDWQSSFPNAGAFVDSTRITGLNLYINYGLFGSAGSDELWLDYIEMVNPEEVNGWSEVLQGAGFEVYPNPAQNTLTLRMDMLYGQLPALECHLYNLKGEALAFRHWAHPADTLQLDVSGFAAGVYVLVLRAGREVMAKKMIIE comes from the coding sequence ATGCCACGTTTTCTCTCTCTGGCCATACTCGGCTTGTTCATTTGCTCCTCTTCATTCCTGCGCGCCCAATGCTTTGAACTGGTATGGGCCGACGAATTTGACGTCAACGGCCCGCCCAACCCCGAATACTGGGGCTATGACCTGGGCGCCGGCCAGAATGGCTGGGGCAATAATGAAATACAGGCCTACACCAGCAACTCCCAAAATGTAAGAGTGGCCGATGGAAAACTGATCATCGATGCACTCAAGCAGAACAACGTCTGGACTTCCGCCCGGGTCAAGTCGCAGGGCAAAAAGAGCTTTGAATACGGAAAAATACAATTCCGGGCGAAGCTGCCGGCCGGCTCCGGAACCTGGCCCGCCCTGTGGATGCTGGGCAACGACATTACCTCGGTTGGCTGGCCCGCCTGTGGAGAGATCGATGTGATGGAACACGTGGGGAGAGAACCGGGCAGGGTGCACGGCTCCCTGCATTCCCCATCGAGCTTCGGCGCTACCGTCAACACGGGCACCACCATCGTTTCGGACTTCGCCGGCGCCTTTCACGATTATGAAGCCATCTGGACGCCAGAGTCCATAACCTTTCTGGTGGATGGCAACGCCTACTACACCTATGCTCCTTCTTTTCAAAACCAAAATACCTGGCCCTTTGACGGGGAGTTTTTCATCATTATGAACATCGCTATGGGCGGCACTTTTGGGGGAGATAACCAATATCCCACCGGGGTAGACCCCAACCTTAGCTCTGCCCGGATGGAAGTCGACCACGTCCGGATTTATCAGGAAGTGCAGGGAGTGGCTCTTACGGGAGCGCAAAATGTGGCGCCCTATGCTACGGGCCTCACCTACACCCTTGCCGGCCTGCAGGAAGGAACCTTCAACTGGACAGTCCCGCCCGGCGCCACCATCACCTCGGGCCAGAATACGCCCACCGTCACCGTCACCTGGGGGGAAACGCCCGGGGAAGTATCGGTGGAGGCCGTGGGGTTGTGCAATACGTATACCGCCAGCCTTTTTGTAGACAATATAATTGTTCCTCAGGGCCCATCGTACATCCTCGACGATTTTGAGGATGGCAACCACAATCGTTGGCTGCCCGATCCCGGCGATGGCAACAGTTTTACTTTCACGGAAAGCGAGGGCGCCTTGAAGATTGCCTATAACGTCACCTCGCCCGCTCAAAACCCCAGAGCAGTACTTCAATTGGACCGCCCGGTAGACCTTTCCACCTATAGCAAAATGAGGGTGAGGGCCCGAACCTTCAATACCAGCGGCACGGTCAACATGCGCATCGACCTGTTCGACCAGGAGGGGACAGCCACCAACGCCTCTCCGGTTTTTAAACTGGAGCCCTTGGTGGATGATGGCGAATATGCCATTTACGAGTACGACTTTAGTGGAGATTGGCAATCCAGCTTCCCCAATGCCGGCGCATTTGTGGATTCCACCCGCATCACTGGCCTGAACCTGTATATCAACTACGGGTTGTTTGGTTCTGCGGGCAGCGATGAACTGTGGCTGGATTATATCGAAATGGTGAACCCCGAAGAGGTAAATGGCTGGTCGGAAGTATTGCAAGGGGCTGGCTTCGAGGTTTATCCCAACCCGGCGCAAAATACCCTTACGCTGCGCATGGACATGCTTTACGGCCAGTTGCCGGCGCTGGAATGCCATCTGTACAACCTCAAGGGCGAAGCGCTTGCTTTCCGGCATTGGGCGCATCCTGCGGATACGTTGCAATTAGATGTCAGTGGCTTTGCGGCCGGCGTGTACGTTCTGGTTCTGCGTGCGGGAAGGGAGGTAATGGCAAAAAAGATGATCATTGAATAA
- a CDS encoding PKD domain-containing protein, whose amino-acid sequence MKFSKILLWCGLGVMVAFLAACDPQLDDKSALGPPPTSDDVTFTFEYDADNPNIVHFTNTTEGSFIAKWDLGNGGSGEGDEVTGAYPLKGDYTVTLEIYTRSGSASNSQVVTIAETNPEMLNTPEFTLLTGGADQLEGKTWVFDSTRVGHMGVGPSASFTPEWWQAPPLDKAGLGIYDDEMTFKLIDFVYELKNNGDRFVNGAHAGDQGGDPNGGDQKLPYTPPAGMNWSLVDQGGSLILNISKGGTIGFYTGVSTYEILTLEENEMFIRFLDSKNPDLAWYHRLIPKGFEPPPPPDEGTTLPVNFENAEPKFDVFGGSTYAVIGNPDASGINTSAKVGETVHGNEPWAGIVTALKNPLDFSVFNAFKMKVWSPVAGIAKFKIESSADAGVFIEVDVDMTTPNQWEELVFDFTGAEAGVYDRMALFFDFGGPEGTKFYFDDIEQAAVAPALSESVLTGGSSKTWKLKPVAGALAVGPTAGSGEWWSVPEGDIAGLRACWFDDEYIFKSDGSYVYDSQGQVFAEGYMGADGCTDDDALPADAQAWGSGTHEFTFTPGGDSGPDQITVTGTGAFIALPKAFNGGEYGAAPPPDNGSITYDVLNYSNDGTSETLVITIDISEGQVGGSWWTFTLEAAQ is encoded by the coding sequence ATGAAATTTAGCAAGATATTATTATGGTGTGGCCTGGGCGTCATGGTGGCCTTCCTGGCTGCCTGCGACCCGCAGCTGGATGACAAATCCGCCCTGGGGCCGCCGCCAACCTCAGATGACGTAACCTTTACTTTTGAATACGATGCGGACAATCCCAATATCGTTCATTTCACCAATACCACAGAAGGCTCCTTTATCGCCAAGTGGGATTTGGGCAATGGCGGTAGTGGCGAGGGCGATGAAGTTACCGGCGCCTATCCGCTGAAGGGCGACTACACGGTCACGCTTGAAATTTATACCCGCTCGGGCAGCGCTTCCAATTCTCAGGTGGTTACTATAGCTGAGACCAACCCCGAGATGCTGAACACGCCCGAATTCACGCTGCTCACCGGCGGCGCCGACCAACTGGAAGGCAAGACCTGGGTTTTTGATTCGACCCGCGTGGGCCACATGGGCGTAGGGCCTTCTGCTTCTTTTACCCCGGAATGGTGGCAGGCGCCGCCCCTCGACAAAGCAGGGCTGGGCATTTACGATGATGAGATGACCTTCAAGCTGATCGACTTTGTTTATGAATTGAAGAACAACGGCGACCGCTTTGTGAACGGCGCACACGCCGGCGATCAGGGCGGCGATCCCAACGGTGGCGACCAGAAGCTGCCCTACACCCCGCCGGCCGGCATGAACTGGTCTTTGGTGGACCAGGGTGGCAGCCTGATACTGAACATTTCGAAAGGAGGCACCATTGGCTTTTACACCGGCGTATCGACTTATGAAATCCTCACCCTGGAAGAAAACGAAATGTTCATCCGCTTCCTGGATTCCAAGAACCCGGACCTGGCGTGGTACCACCGCCTGATTCCGAAAGGTTTTGAGCCGCCGCCGCCGCCGGATGAAGGAACCACTCTTCCGGTTAATTTCGAGAACGCAGAGCCGAAGTTCGACGTTTTCGGCGGCAGCACTTATGCCGTGATCGGCAATCCGGATGCATCTGGTATCAATACCAGCGCCAAAGTAGGAGAAACCGTTCACGGGAATGAACCCTGGGCCGGCATTGTAACCGCCTTGAAGAACCCGCTCGACTTCTCCGTTTTCAACGCTTTTAAGATGAAGGTATGGTCGCCGGTAGCCGGCATCGCCAAGTTCAAGATAGAATCCTCGGCAGACGCTGGTGTTTTCATCGAGGTGGATGTGGATATGACTACCCCCAATCAATGGGAAGAACTGGTGTTTGATTTCACCGGCGCCGAGGCCGGCGTCTACGACCGCATGGCACTGTTCTTCGACTTTGGCGGCCCGGAAGGCACGAAGTTCTATTTTGACGATATCGAGCAGGCCGCAGTGGCACCCGCTTTGTCTGAATCGGTGCTTACCGGAGGGTCTTCCAAAACCTGGAAGCTCAAGCCTGTAGCCGGCGCGCTGGCGGTAGGGCCGACGGCAGGCAGCGGAGAGTGGTGGTCGGTGCCGGAGGGAGATATCGCCGGGCTGCGCGCCTGCTGGTTTGACGATGAGTACATCTTCAAGTCGGATGGTTCCTATGTCTATGATTCCCAAGGGCAGGTTTTTGCCGAAGGCTACATGGGCGCCGACGGGTGTACGGATGATGATGCCCTGCCGGCTGACGCCCAGGCCTGGGGTTCCGGAACCCATGAGTTCACTTTCACGCCTGGCGGTGATTCAGGGCCGGATCAAATCACGGTCACCGGCACGGGGGCGTTCATCGCCCTTCCTAAGGCGTTTAACGGCGGAGAATACGGTGCCGCTCCTCCTCCGGATAATGGCTCCATTACCTACGATGTGCTGAACTACAGCAACGACGGCACTTCCGAGACCCTGGTCATCACGATCGATATCAGCGAAGGCCAGGTTGGCGGCTCCTGGTGGACGTTTACGCTGGAAGCTGCGCAGTAG
- a CDS encoding RagB/SusD family nutrient uptake outer membrane protein, which produces MKIKIINKITLLALAFFLAASCSQDFLDKQPLDQRVESNFYQTQADAEEALIAVYDVIGWNTVVGFHPLPMFADIASDDSYAGGASRNDAPNIIEVDQHNIRTTNGEILGLWKKYYTGIYRANLYLEKIEGIDADPDFISRSVAEVKFIRAYYYFDLLRVFENVPLLTETLKSQADYSQPQATPEQIYNQIATDLVEAIPGLPEVIPATENGRVSKWAAKALLAKLYLHVNGVYGANPNGGGKTIDQAAALAELEDVIANSGHRLLDNYAANFSKEGEFSVESVFEISYSDARPWYDWGYIQGGEGNIAIQMQGPRVDDPGLEAYERGWSFAPVTQSLYDAFEDGDPRREATILHQDEFVGGLTIGYQHTGYFTKKYTTTKEYKPAEGQLELNWGNNYRVIRYSDVLLMAAELGSPNAQDYLDQVRARVGLPSVPATLDNIYQERRVELALEGHRYFDLLRRGLDVAEAAISVSGEIGPLYQGDAQEFDVVFKPVKKGLFPIPQTEVDISNGVYKQNTGY; this is translated from the coding sequence ATGAAGATCAAGATAATCAACAAAATAACGCTGCTGGCCCTGGCCTTTTTCCTGGCGGCCTCCTGTTCTCAGGACTTCCTCGACAAGCAGCCCCTGGACCAGCGGGTAGAATCCAATTTCTACCAGACTCAGGCTGACGCCGAAGAAGCGCTGATCGCGGTATATGATGTAATCGGCTGGAATACCGTCGTCGGTTTCCACCCCCTGCCCATGTTTGCGGATATCGCCTCGGACGACAGCTACGCCGGCGGCGCCAGCCGCAACGACGCGCCCAATATCATCGAGGTGGATCAGCACAATATCCGCACCACCAACGGCGAGATACTGGGGCTTTGGAAAAAGTACTATACCGGCATTTACCGGGCCAACCTGTACCTGGAAAAGATTGAAGGCATCGATGCCGATCCGGATTTCATCAGCCGCTCCGTAGCGGAGGTGAAATTCATCCGGGCCTATTACTACTTTGACCTGCTGAGGGTCTTTGAGAACGTACCGCTGCTAACCGAGACGCTGAAGAGCCAGGCGGATTACAGCCAGCCACAAGCCACGCCCGAGCAAATCTACAATCAGATTGCGACGGACCTGGTGGAGGCCATCCCCGGCCTTCCGGAGGTGATTCCCGCCACCGAAAACGGCCGGGTGAGCAAGTGGGCGGCCAAGGCCCTGCTGGCCAAGCTGTACCTCCACGTCAACGGCGTGTACGGCGCCAACCCGAACGGAGGAGGAAAAACGATCGACCAGGCGGCTGCCCTGGCTGAATTGGAGGATGTGATCGCCAACAGCGGCCACCGCCTGCTGGATAATTATGCGGCCAACTTCTCCAAGGAAGGAGAATTCAGCGTAGAATCCGTTTTCGAGATTTCCTACTCCGACGCCCGTCCCTGGTACGACTGGGGCTACATTCAGGGTGGCGAAGGAAATATAGCCATTCAGATGCAGGGGCCGCGGGTGGATGATCCTGGCCTGGAAGCCTACGAAAGGGGCTGGAGTTTTGCGCCGGTTACTCAATCGCTTTACGACGCTTTTGAAGACGGGGATCCCCGCCGGGAAGCGACCATCCTGCACCAGGATGAATTCGTGGGCGGGCTGACGATCGGCTATCAGCACACCGGGTATTTTACCAAAAAGTATACGACCACCAAGGAATACAAGCCCGCTGAGGGGCAATTGGAACTGAACTGGGGCAACAACTACCGCGTAATCCGCTATTCGGACGTGCTGCTGATGGCCGCTGAGCTGGGCAGCCCCAACGCCCAGGACTATCTCGACCAGGTGCGCGCCCGCGTGGGCCTGCCCTCGGTGCCCGCCACGCTGGATAACATTTACCAGGAGCGCCGCGTAGAGCTTGCCCTGGAAGGCCACCGCTACTTCGACCTCCTGCGCCGCGGCCTCGACGTGGCGGAAGCCGCCATCTCCGTCAGCGGAGAGATCGGCCCGCTTTATCAGGGCGATGCCCAGGAGTTTGACGTGGTGTTTAAGCCCGTTAAAAAAGGGTTGTTCCCCATTCCTCAGACGGAGGTGGATATTTCCAATGGCGTGTATAAGCAAAATACAGGCTATTGA
- a CDS encoding TonB-dependent receptor, whose translation MKRLYFLIPCLLLFWTMELSGQERTVTGTVTSADDGLGIIGANILLKGTSTGTITDFDGKYELKVSGPEAVLVFSYTGMQTEEITVGSQSTVDLVMKASAELLEEVVVVGYGVQKKSVVTGAIASVSAEDIGQTPVLRVEQALQGRAPGVQVTNSSGQPGDAITVRIRGAGTTGNADPLYVVDGLPVGGIDYLNPGDIESIEVLKDAASAAIYGARAANGVVLITTKSGKEGKMQLSYDGYAGVQNPWRKLAMLNATEYALIQNEAAAASKLTVPFADPYAFGEGTNWQDELFNENAPIMNHQVAVTGGNQKSTYAGTLSYFTQEGIVGGDKSQFDRYTARINSSHDVSDRFTFGQNLSFTHIDRRSIDGNNEFGGPLMSALNIDPITPVFETDPARLANYDDNAVTDGDGNVYAISRYATQEVVNPLARLEVTNGKYKLDKIVGNVFGVFEIIPNLKLRSSYGIDLAYGTNNSFRPLFFLNAAQISSESRVDKSVDRWFNWIWENTLSYDLGLGSHDFNFLAGTTAQENSYENLTGGKSDIVFTDFDNAFLNTAVNEESATAGGGAAQSALLSYFGRVTYGFQDKYLFTGIVRVDGSSRFGENNRFGVFPSFSAGWVISQEPFLQGSNVLDFLKLRASWGQNGNQEIGDYRWASTIATGAGYSFGDGTIFTSGSVPATVPNPDLEWETSEQTDFGVDMRFWRGKLSISADYYIKKTIGLLVDAPIPGIVGNNAPTVNGGNVENKGIELALDYRNKAGELNYNIGVNFSHNQNEVTAINNAEGVLVGAGFSTYGSVSRAAVGFPIAYFWGLKTDGLFQTVGDVENYTNGDGGLIQPGAAPGDIKFVDLNGDGVINDADRTIIGNPTPEWTYGANISADFRNFDFSLFLLGTVGNELFNGTRRHDLTSANMPARFLDRWTGEGTSNDIPRSTATDPNGNFSKISDFYIEDGSFLRVKDLQFGFSLPQVALNVLHIQHARIYVAAQNLLTFTGYNGFDPEIGARSALDIGIDRGIYPQARSYRIGANVVF comes from the coding sequence ATGAAACGACTCTATTTTCTCATTCCCTGCCTCCTGCTCTTCTGGACTATGGAGCTGAGCGGGCAGGAACGCACCGTTACCGGCACGGTTACCTCTGCGGATGACGGCCTCGGCATCATCGGGGCGAACATTCTGCTGAAAGGCACTTCTACCGGCACCATCACCGACTTCGATGGTAAATACGAACTGAAAGTTTCCGGCCCGGAAGCCGTCCTGGTGTTTTCCTACACCGGGATGCAGACGGAGGAAATTACCGTAGGCAGCCAATCTACTGTTGATTTGGTTATGAAAGCCAGCGCTGAACTGCTGGAAGAAGTAGTGGTCGTAGGCTACGGCGTACAGAAGAAGAGCGTCGTCACCGGCGCCATTGCTTCGGTTAGCGCTGAAGATATCGGCCAGACGCCGGTTTTGCGGGTAGAGCAGGCCCTTCAGGGCAGAGCGCCCGGCGTACAGGTGACCAACAGCTCCGGGCAGCCGGGCGATGCCATCACAGTACGTATACGAGGTGCGGGCACGACCGGCAACGCCGATCCGCTGTACGTAGTCGATGGCCTGCCCGTGGGCGGCATCGATTACCTCAACCCCGGCGATATTGAATCCATCGAGGTGCTGAAAGACGCCGCTTCAGCGGCCATCTACGGCGCGCGGGCGGCCAACGGGGTAGTGCTCATCACCACCAAATCGGGCAAGGAAGGCAAAATGCAGCTGAGTTACGACGGATACGCCGGCGTTCAGAACCCCTGGCGTAAACTGGCCATGCTGAACGCCACGGAATACGCGCTGATTCAGAACGAAGCGGCCGCCGCTTCCAAGCTGACAGTGCCCTTTGCCGATCCCTATGCCTTTGGCGAAGGGACCAACTGGCAGGATGAATTGTTCAACGAGAATGCGCCGATCATGAACCACCAGGTGGCTGTGACCGGGGGCAACCAGAAATCCACTTACGCCGGCACGTTGTCCTATTTCACCCAGGAGGGCATTGTGGGAGGCGACAAATCTCAGTTTGACCGCTACACGGCCCGCATCAACTCCTCTCACGATGTGAGCGATCGGTTTACCTTCGGGCAGAACCTTTCCTTTACGCACATCGACCGCCGGTCGATCGACGGCAACAACGAGTTCGGCGGCCCGCTGATGAGCGCCCTGAACATCGACCCGATAACCCCGGTGTTCGAAACCGACCCGGCCCGGCTGGCCAACTACGACGATAATGCAGTGACGGATGGCGACGGTAACGTCTATGCCATTTCGCGCTATGCCACCCAGGAAGTGGTTAACCCCCTGGCGCGACTGGAGGTAACCAACGGCAAATACAAGCTCGACAAGATCGTCGGCAACGTATTCGGAGTGTTTGAGATCATTCCCAACCTGAAACTGCGCAGCAGCTATGGCATCGACCTGGCCTATGGCACCAACAACAGCTTCCGGCCGCTGTTTTTCCTGAACGCCGCCCAGATCAGCAGCGAATCCCGGGTGGACAAGTCGGTCGACCGCTGGTTCAACTGGATTTGGGAAAATACGCTCTCCTACGACCTGGGCCTGGGCAGCCACGATTTCAACTTCCTGGCCGGCACGACCGCTCAGGAAAACAGTTACGAAAACCTGACGGGCGGCAAATCGGACATTGTCTTCACCGACTTTGACAACGCCTTTCTCAATACGGCCGTCAATGAAGAGTCGGCCACCGCCGGGGGCGGCGCGGCCCAATCCGCGCTCTTGTCCTACTTCGGCCGGGTCACTTACGGTTTCCAGGATAAATACCTGTTTACTGGTATCGTCCGGGTGGATGGTTCCTCCCGCTTTGGCGAGAACAACCGCTTCGGGGTATTTCCTTCCTTCTCCGCCGGCTGGGTGATCTCGCAGGAGCCTTTCCTGCAGGGCAGCAATGTCCTGGACTTTCTCAAGCTCCGGGCGTCCTGGGGCCAGAACGGCAACCAGGAGATCGGCGACTACCGCTGGGCCTCCACCATAGCCACCGGCGCCGGCTATTCTTTTGGCGACGGGACCATTTTTACAAGCGGCTCGGTGCCGGCTACGGTTCCCAACCCCGATCTGGAGTGGGAGACTTCTGAGCAAACCGATTTTGGGGTGGATATGCGCTTCTGGCGAGGCAAGTTGTCCATCTCCGCCGACTATTACATCAAAAAGACCATTGGCTTATTGGTCGATGCCCCTATTCCTGGCATTGTTGGCAATAACGCGCCGACGGTGAACGGCGGCAACGTGGAGAACAAGGGCATCGAATTGGCTCTGGACTACCGCAACAAGGCCGGCGAGCTGAATTACAATATTGGCGTCAACTTCTCCCACAACCAGAACGAAGTGACCGCCATCAACAACGCTGAAGGCGTTCTGGTAGGCGCCGGCTTCTCCACTTACGGAAGCGTGTCGAGGGCCGCAGTCGGCTTCCCGATCGCTTACTTCTGGGGCCTGAAGACCGACGGCCTCTTCCAGACCGTAGGCGATGTCGAAAACTATACCAACGGCGACGGCGGCCTGATCCAGCCCGGCGCAGCGCCCGGCGACATCAAGTTCGTCGACCTCAACGGCGACGGCGTCATCAACGATGCCGACCGGACCATCATCGGCAACCCGACTCCGGAGTGGACCTACGGCGCCAACATTTCGGCTGACTTCCGCAACTTCGACTTCAGCCTCTTCCTGCTGGGCACCGTCGGCAATGAACTCTTCAATGGCACCCGCCGCCACGACCTGACCAGCGCCAACATGCCGGCCCGCTTCCTCGACCGCTGGACCGGCGAGGGGACGTCGAACGACATTCCCCGCTCTACCGCTACCGACCCCAACGGGAACTTCTCCAAAATCTCCGATTTCTACATCGAAGACGGATCGTTCCTGCGGGTAAAGGACCTGCAGTTTGGCTTCTCGCTGCCTCAGGTTGCCCTGAACGTACTGCACATTCAACACGCCCGCATCTACGTTGCCGCCCAGAACCTGCTGACTTTCACCGGTTACAACGGCTTTGATCCCGAGATCGGCGCCAGGTCGGCCCTGGATATCGGCATTGACCGGGGCATCTATCCACAGGCCCGTTCTTACCGGATCGGCGCGAACGTGGTATTTTAA
- a CDS encoding T9SS type A sorting domain-containing protein → MKKILTSLTLLLLATAVFAQQLPVDFESTTITYTFNDFAGGVATVIDNPQSSGINTSSKVGQMVKFAGEVFGGSTLPLDGIIDFGGNNAIKMKVLANRVGASILLKLEGPGGTTTGDLFATTTVANQWEEVTFSLAGLTSVEYNTVVIIYELGTVGDGSPDFTFWFDDIELTTAAAGVQLPIDFESTTLNYAWTDFGGGAASVINNPQSSGINTSAKVGQMVKFAGEVFGGSTLALGGAIDFGANNGFKMKVFANRTDAPVLLKLEGPGAPAEISASTTVANQWEELTFNFAGLTGGVFNKITLIYDLGVAGDGGPDFTLLFDDIELTTIVGGVQLPVTFESTTLTYNWLDFGGGVATVIDNPVASGINTSAKVTQMVKFAGEVFGGSKLNLGGPIDFGTSTAINMKVYANRVGANVLLKLEGPNGVSTGDIIVPTTVANAWEELTFDVSGATGNVYNAVTIIYELGTVGDGGADFTILLDDIKLAGTSAVVDLKELGIEYYPNPVADLLTVSAQKNIDAITVYNLLGQPVFFEKGFNTVNTIDLSSLTPGAYFLKVASEGKEGTARIIVQ, encoded by the coding sequence ATGAAAAAGATATTAACATCTCTAACGTTGTTGCTGCTGGCAACAGCTGTCTTTGCTCAACAATTGCCTGTCGATTTCGAATCAACTACCATTACCTACACCTTCAACGATTTCGCAGGTGGAGTGGCCACTGTGATCGACAACCCTCAATCTTCCGGCATCAATACCAGCTCAAAAGTGGGCCAGATGGTCAAGTTTGCAGGAGAGGTTTTTGGCGGAAGCACCCTGCCATTGGATGGCATCATTGACTTTGGGGGCAACAATGCCATTAAAATGAAGGTACTCGCAAACCGGGTAGGCGCCTCTATTTTATTAAAACTGGAAGGCCCTGGGGGAACGACTACGGGGGATCTTTTTGCCACCACCACAGTAGCGAATCAATGGGAAGAAGTAACCTTTAGTCTTGCGGGGCTCACTTCGGTCGAGTATAATACCGTCGTCATCATTTACGAACTGGGAACTGTTGGAGATGGCAGCCCGGACTTCACCTTTTGGTTTGATGACATTGAACTCACAACGGCCGCAGCTGGCGTGCAACTGCCCATCGATTTCGAATCGACGACCCTCAACTACGCGTGGACGGATTTTGGGGGCGGTGCAGCCTCTGTAATCAATAACCCTCAATCTTCCGGCATTAACACCAGCGCTAAAGTAGGCCAGATGGTCAAATTTGCAGGAGAAGTTTTTGGCGGCAGCACTCTGGCACTGGGCGGAGCCATTGATTTTGGCGCCAACAATGGCTTTAAAATGAAAGTTTTTGCCAATAGAACTGATGCGCCTGTGCTTTTAAAACTCGAAGGCCCCGGCGCCCCGGCTGAAATTTCCGCTAGTACAACGGTAGCGAACCAATGGGAAGAACTCACTTTTAATTTTGCCGGGCTCACCGGCGGTGTATTCAACAAGATTACCCTTATCTATGACCTCGGCGTTGCAGGAGACGGCGGCCCTGATTTCACCCTCCTGTTCGATGATATTGAGCTGACAACGATTGTGGGCGGCGTACAACTCCCTGTTACCTTCGAATCAACCACGCTTACCTACAATTGGTTAGATTTTGGAGGCGGGGTAGCCACCGTCATCGACAATCCTGTAGCTTCCGGCATCAACACCAGCGCCAAAGTGACCCAAATGGTCAAATTTGCAGGAGAAGTTTTTGGCGGCAGCAAACTCAACTTGGGCGGCCCCATTGATTTTGGAACCTCCACGGCTATCAACATGAAGGTATACGCCAACCGGGTGGGCGCTAATGTATTATTAAAACTAGAAGGCCCTAACGGGGTGTCGACGGGGGATATCATTGTTCCCACCACGGTGGCCAACGCGTGGGAAGAACTGACCTTTGATGTCTCCGGGGCCACCGGCAATGTTTACAACGCTGTTACCATTATCTATGAACTGGGCACCGTGGGCGATGGCGGCGCCGACTTTACGATCTTGCTCGATGACATCAAGCTGGCAGGAACCTCTGCTGTCGTCGACCTGAAAGAACTGGGCATCGAGTATTATCCCAATCCGGTTGCGGATCTGCTGACCGTCAGCGCTCAGAAGAATATCGATGCGATCACGGTGTACAACCTCCTGGGGCAACCCGTCTTTTTTGAAAAGGGCTTCAACACGGTCAACACGATCGACCTTTCTTCCTTAACGCCAGGCGCTTACTTCTTGAAAGTAGCTAGTGAAGGCAAGGAAGGAACAGCCAGGATAATCGTGCAGTAA